The Mesorhizobium sp. AR02 genomic interval TGATATCGGGATTGTCGATCTGGCCGGTCTTCACGCGCGGCACGCCGACGCCGTTGATGAACAGCTGGCCGTTCTTCATCTGGATCTTGTCGCCAGGCAGGCCGACCACGCGCTTGATGTAATCAACGGAAGGGTCTGGCGGGAACTTGAACACCACCACATCGCCGCGCTTGGGCTCGGAGCCCCAGATGCGACCCGAGAAAATGTCAGGGCCGAAAGGCAGCGAATAGCGCGAATAGCCGTAGGACCATTTGGTGACGAACAGATAGTCGCCTTCCAGAAGCGTCGGCCGCATCGATCCCGACGGGATCGAAAAGGGCTGGAACAAGAGCGTGCGGATGACCAGGGCGAGCAAAAGCGCCTGGACGATGACGCTGACGGTTTCGCCAAGCCCGCCGGATTTCTTCTGGGATTTTTCAGCCACGCTCATGTCGTCCTCGATTGTGCGTTGGATGGTATAGAGTCTCGGCGCGCGCTGGGCAACGTCAATGCCGGTCGTCAGATGCAATCAATGTGGCGCTTCTTCGACGGGCAACGCCTCGATGATCACAAAGGCTTGAGCGAGGGGGAAATCATCCGTGATGGTGAGGTGGATGGCCGCGCGGTGGCCTTTCGGCAGGATCTTTTGCAGCCGCGCCAGTGCGCCACCGGTCAGCGCCATGGTCGGCGCGCCGCTGGGCAGGTTGACGACGCCCATGTCGCGCCAGAAGACACCTTGCGCCATTCCCGTACCCAGCGCCTTGGCGCAGGCCTCCTTGGCGGCGAAGCGCTTGGCGTAGGAGGCGGCGCGGGCACGTCGGTTTTCCGAACGCGCCTGTTCGACCTCGGTGTAGATCCTCTGGATGAAGCGTTGGCCGTGACGCTCCAACGATTTCTCGATGCGCCTGATATCGATCAGATCGCTGCCGATGCCAATGATCATCGTGTGGCGGAACCGATGCTTGCACCGGGATGGGGCGGCTGCTCACGACGGCTTGCGCGCTCTGCCAGCCGCTTGCGCCTTTGCTCGCGAAAGACATTCATGCCCCAGCGCGTGACACCGTAGAACAGGAGGCCGAACACCAGCCCGAGCGGCACCGCGCCGATCAGCATGGGCTCCAGCACGGGATGCCACAGCTTCGCGAAGGAAAGCGTGTGCAGCATCTCGCCCAGATGCGCCGGCGGACCATGTGCCGGCAGGCGATCGTGCAGGATGAGCTTGCCGGTTTCCCAGGATGCGCCCCACAGAATGGGAAAAGTCAGCGGATTACCGAAGAAAACAGCGCCGAGTGCCGCCGCCACCAGATTGCCGGCGATCACCCAGCACAGGACGGCGGCAATGATGAAATGGAAGCCCACAGGGAAGAACGAAGCGAAGACACCAGCCGCGACACCGGCGGCCACCGCATGCGGCGTGGCCTTCAGCCGCAAGATGCGCTTGGAAAAATACTGGAGCGAGCGCGAAAACGAGCGGCGCGGCCACAGATAGGTACGCACCCGCTCGAAAAGGCCATCAGGCTTGCGGCGTCGAAAAAGCACTCTTTTCCCGTTCCAAAGCTCCCGCGCCGGCAACTTTAGCCGGGCACGGCAGTCACATCTTGCGCTTAGCGATCATCCAATGGCAATCGCAACCTTGATATAACCATACGCAACCCCAACAACAACCGAAGGCCGTCAGCACGGCAGCCGCGTAGCCATAATTTTTGGTAAGGTTCGTCTCTCCAACACGGGACAATCGCGGCGAATTTGAGAAACGGCTTCGGTTTGATGTCGCAGCCTAATGCCTAGAGTATTACGACCGGTATTCGCTGACCTCGACCAGATTGCCGTCCGGGTCGCGGAAATAGACCGACATCATCAGGCCTCTCGCCCCGACACGTTCGACCGGACCGAGTTCGATCACCACCCCGTTGGCCGCGAGACGGGTGCTGATTTCGCCGAGCGGCCGATCCGTGACCAGGCAGAAATCGCCTGAACCTGGCGTCGGCGAATTCGCCTTCGGTTCGAAGGTTCGGTTCACCTCATGGACATTGATCTTCTGGTTGCCAAAAGCCAGCGCTGTCGGCCGGCCCGGCGTATCGATGCGCTCAAAGCCCAGCACGCGCTGATAAAAGGCGCAGGTCGCTTCGAGCGACGCCACCGTCAACACGAAATGATCGAGAGCGACGATCATTTCGAATTTGTTTTCATGCATGTCGTCACTCCCAAAACCGCTGCACACTTTGGGCGGCTGCATGGTCAGATATTGCGGCTGCCGGGCTTGATCGCCGGTATCGCGGCAAGCTCCGGCGGCAGCCGGTCCGGCGGATAGGCCGGAACTTCGTATTCGGCGAGCGCGATCAGCGGCACGCCGACATGGGTCTTGCCGGCCGAACGATCGATGATGCAGGCGGCGGCCACCACCTCGGCGCCAAGCTCGCGCAGGCAGTCGATGGTTTCGCGGATCGACAGGCCGGTGGTGACGATATCCTCGACGATGACGACACGGGCACCCCGAGCGATTTCGAAGCGGCGCAGGCGGAACTCGCCCCCTTCCCGCTCGACCCAGATCGCCGGTACGCCGAGATGGCGCGAGGTTTCGTAGGCCGGGATCAGGCCGCCGATCGCCGGGCCGACGACATAGTCGATCTTGCCCGGCACCGCTGCCCGGATCTTTGTCGCCAGCGCCTTGCACAGCCGCTCGGTCTTGTCGGCGTGCATGAACACCCGTGCCTTCTGCAGGAAGACCGGGCTGCGCAGGCCCGACGTCAGGATGAAATGCCCCTCCAGAACAGCACCCGCCTCGCGGAAAATGCCCAGCACTTCATTGGTATTCATCTGCGTCTATCCCCTCACAGATCAGCCGCGTCAGCCATTCACACGCCGTGCATCGCTGACGCTCGAATTGTCCTTGAGCTGCGACAGCAGCCGGTTGAGATGCTTCAGATCCCAGACTTCGAGATCGATCAGCATTTCGGTGAAGTCGGGCGCGGTGCGCACCATCGACAGCGTATGGATGTTGGCGTCGTTGGACGCAACGACCTGGGCGATATCGGCAAGCGATCCCGGCGCATTGATGGCGGTGACCGAGACACGCGCGGGAAACCGTTCCTTGGTGCGTTCGTCAATGTCCCAGCGCACGTCGATCCAGCGCTCGGGCTGGTCGTCGAAGGCCTGCAGCGCCGGCGACTGGATCGGATAGATGGTGATGCCGGTGCCCGGCTGGACGATGCCGACGATGCGGTCGCCCGGCACCGCCCCTTCCGGCGCGAAGCGCACCGGCAGGTCGCCGCGCACGCCACGGATCGGCACGGCACCGTCGCGTGGCTGGTCCTTGTCCTTGCGCGCGGCACGACCCGGAATCTGGAACAGCATGCCTGCGGCGTTGCGGATTTTCGACCAGCCCTCCTCGCGCTGCTTGGGCGCTGCCTGCGTGACGCGCTCGTCCTTGTAGTCGGGGAAGACCGCCTTCATGACGTCGGTGGAAGCAAGTTCGCCACGGCCGACGGACGCCAGCACATCCTCGATGTCCTTGCGCGCCAGCCGGTGCAGCACCGGCTTCAGGCTTTCCTTGGTGAAGGTTTTGCCGGCCCGTTCGAAGGCGCGCTCCAGAATGCGTGCGCCGAGGCCCGAATACTGCTTACGGATGGCGTTCTTGGTGGCGCGGCGGATGGCGGCGCGTGCCTTGCCGGTGACGACGACCGATTCCCAGGCGGCCGGCGGCACCTGCGCCTTGGAGCGGATGATCTCCACCTCGTCGCCATTCTTCAGTTCCGTCATCAGCGGCATGATGCGGCCATTGACCTTGGCGCCGACGCAGGTGTCGCCGACATCGGTGTGCACCGCATAGGCGAAATCGATGGGGGTGGCGCCGCGCGGCAAGGCAATCAGCATGCCCTTCGGCGTGAAGCAGAACACCTGGTCCTGGAACAGCTCCAGCTTGGTGTTTTCGAGAAAATCCTCGGGATTGTCGCCTTCGGCCAGTTGCTCGATGGTGCGCCGCAGCCAGGCATAGGCGTTGGTCTCCTTCGAGATCGCATGGCCGGCGCCGTTGGTCTTGCCGCCGGTGTCCTTGTAGATCGAGTGCGCCGCAACGCCATATTCGGCGATCTTGTTCATCTCGCGGGTGCGGATCTGCAGCTCGACGCGCTGGCGCGAGGGACCGACGATGGTGGTGTGGATCGAGCGGTAGTCGTTCTGCTTCGGCGTCGAGATGTAGTCCTTGAAGCGGCCGGGCACCATCGACCATGTCGTGTGGATGGCGCCG includes:
- the pyrE gene encoding orotate phosphoribosyltransferase; amino-acid sequence: MNTNEVLGIFREAGAVLEGHFILTSGLRSPVFLQKARVFMHADKTERLCKALATKIRAAVPGKIDYVVGPAIGGLIPAYETSRHLGVPAIWVEREGGEFRLRRFEIARGARVVIVEDIVTTGLSIRETIDCLRELGAEVVAAACIIDRSAGKTHVGVPLIALAEYEVPAYPPDRLPPELAAIPAIKPGSRNI
- the acpS gene encoding holo-ACP synthase, with product MIIGIGSDLIDIRRIEKSLERHGQRFIQRIYTEVEQARSENRRARAASYAKRFAAKEACAKALGTGMAQGVFWRDMGVVNLPSGAPTMALTGGALARLQKILPKGHRAAIHLTITDDFPLAQAFVIIEALPVEEAPH
- the lepB gene encoding signal peptidase I; its protein translation is MSVAEKSQKKSGGLGETVSVIVQALLLALVIRTLLFQPFSIPSGSMRPTLLEGDYLFVTKWSYGYSRYSLPFGPDIFSGRIWGSEPKRGDVVVFKFPPDPSVDYIKRVVGLPGDKIQMKNGQLFINGVGVPRVKTGQIDNPDITEMPQPIDVYRETLPNGVSYDTLDLNPNSIGDNTREFDVPPGHYFMMGDNRDNSADSRFTVGYVPAENLVGRANLVFFSIAGKASPLEIWKWPSLMRASRLFHFVN
- a CDS encoding VOC family protein → MHENKFEMIVALDHFVLTVASLEATCAFYQRVLGFERIDTPGRPTALAFGNQKINVHEVNRTFEPKANSPTPGSGDFCLVTDRPLGEISTRLAANGVVIELGPVERVGARGLMMSVYFRDPDGNLVEVSEYRS
- a CDS encoding DUF2062 domain-containing protein; this translates as MLFRRRKPDGLFERVRTYLWPRRSFSRSLQYFSKRILRLKATPHAVAAGVAAGVFASFFPVGFHFIIAAVLCWVIAGNLVAAALGAVFFGNPLTFPILWGASWETGKLILHDRLPAHGPPAHLGEMLHTLSFAKLWHPVLEPMLIGAVPLGLVFGLLFYGVTRWGMNVFREQRRKRLAERASRREQPPHPGASIGSATR
- a CDS encoding RelA/SpoT family protein produces the protein MMRQYELVERVQRYKPDVNEALLNKAYVYAMQKHGHQKRASGDPYFSHPLEVAAILTEMHMDEATIAVALLHDTIEDTTATRAEIDDLFGPEMGKLVEGLTKLKKLDLVSKKAEQAENLRKLLLAISEDVRVLLVKLADRLHNMRTLDHMPEAKRLRIAEETMDIYAPLAGRMGMQGMREELEEIAFRFINPEAYRAVTARLAEIFERNKGVLTDIEKALSALFEKHAINAGVKSRQKKPWSVFRKMEAKALSFEQLSDIFGFRVVVDSVEDCYRALGAIHTTWSMVPGRFKDYISTPKQNDYRSIHTTIVGPSRQRVELQIRTREMNKIAEYGVAAHSIYKDTGGKTNGAGHAISKETNAYAWLRRTIEQLAEGDNPEDFLENTKLELFQDQVFCFTPKGMLIALPRGATPIDFAYAVHTDVGDTCVGAKVNGRIMPLMTELKNGDEVEIIRSKAQVPPAAWESVVVTGKARAAIRRATKNAIRKQYSGLGARILERAFERAGKTFTKESLKPVLHRLARKDIEDVLASVGRGELASTDVMKAVFPDYKDERVTQAAPKQREEGWSKIRNAAGMLFQIPGRAARKDKDQPRDGAVPIRGVRGDLPVRFAPEGAVPGDRIVGIVQPGTGITIYPIQSPALQAFDDQPERWIDVRWDIDERTKERFPARVSVTAINAPGSLADIAQVVASNDANIHTLSMVRTAPDFTEMLIDLEVWDLKHLNRLLSQLKDNSSVSDARRVNG